Within Micromonospora narathiwatensis, the genomic segment ACCGGATTGGCCGCCTTGTCGGTGGAGATGTTGACGAACTGGGCGACGTCTCGGCACGCCTCCAGCACGTTGAGGGTGCCCCAGACGTTGGTCATGATCGCCTCGCCGGGATGCCGTTGGAGCATCGTGAGGTGCTTGAGGGCCGCCGCGTGGAAGACCACGTCCGGCTGCCGGTCGGCGATGATCCGGGCGATGCCCGCCGCGTCCCGGATGTCCGCCAGGATCAGCTCGGGGCCGTCCAGCAGCGCCCGGCCGTGCAGCGACATCTGGAGGGCGTGCAGCGCCGACTCGTCCCGGTCGAGCATCATCAGCTCGTCCGGCTCGCAGCGGGCGATCTGCCGGCACAGCTCCGAGCCGATCGAGCCGCCGGCCCCGGTGACCAGGACCCGGCGGCCGGCCAGGCCGTTGCGTTCCACGGCCAGCTCGGCGACCCGGTGCGCCCGGCCGAGCAGGTCGGTGATCTGCATGTCCCGGACATCGGTGACCGCGACCGGACGGTCCAGCAGCTCACGTACCGGGGGCAGCACCTTGAACGCGGCGCCGGCCTGCAGGGTGCGACCGCGGACGTCGCGCAACAGTTCGGCGTCGGCGCCGCTCATCGAGAAGATAACCGTACGGGCCCCGGTGTCCCGCACCGCCGCGCCGATCTGCTCCCGGCCGCCGAGCACGCGCACCCCGAACAGGCGTAGCCGCCGATTGTCGGGATCGTCGTCGAGCAGGCCGACCGGCAGGTAGCGGCTCTGCGGGTCGCCGAGCAGCGCCCGCACCAACCGCTCGCTCGCGGCGTCCACGCCGTAGACGAGGCACCGCTCGGTGCTGCGTACCGGTCGGCGGTGTCGTTCCTGGCGCGCCCGCCACGCGGCACGCCCGGTGGCCATCAGCACCAGGGCGACGGTGCCGCCCACCAGCGGGGTGGTGATCGGCACCGGGTGCTGGGTCCACGGCAGCAGGCCGGCCAGTGTCACCAGCGCGGCGACGGCCGCGGTGCTGGCCAGCCGGCGGGCCTCGCCGGCGCTGCCGATCGGGTGGCGTCCGTGCGTCCGGAAGCGCAGCAGGGTCAGCGCCGCGTGGATCGCGGCGCAGGCGAGCGCGACGGCCAGCACCCGCGCGCAGTCGCGGGCGGTGAGCTCGAATTCGTAGCGGGTCCAGGCCGCCCCCAGAAATCCCCCGCACCAGGCAGCGGTGTCCAGCGTTAACAGGGAAAGGGTGGCCGCGTGGCGGGTGACCCGGGCGCGGGGTCGAGCGGCATTTTCGGCGGCGATGGCTTCGCGATCCATGGTTGCCCTCTACGTCGGATCCGGAAATGGAAGGATTTAGACCGTCTATGCGCTTCTGGTCGTTTACATTCGTCGGGGCGCTTACCGTGACGGATAGGCGTTTTGGATCCTGACACGTGTAGTGGGCGTTTTAGGGGGCTTTCGTGCAGTTTCATGGGCTGGTCGGCGTGTCGCGAGGGGGAACGTGATGGACGTTCTCAGTTACCTGCGCCTGATCCGACGGCACTGGTGGATCGTCCTGATCACGGTGATGCTCGCCCTGGCGACCGCCGCGCTCATCACGGTTCGCACCCCGCCCCGCTACCAGGCCTCGGTGACCTTCTTCGTCACCACGCCCAGCCAGGGCGTCACCGACGCCTACCAGGGCGGCCTCTTCCTCCAGCAGCGGGTCAAGTCCTACGCCGACCTGCTCACCAGCGACCGGCTGGCGCAGGGCGTGGTGTCGGAGAGTCCGCTCGGCCTCACCGCCGACCAGGTGCAGAGTCGGATCAGCACCTCCACCGAGGCCGGCACGGTCCTGCTGAAGGCCACCTTCACCGACACCGACCAGACCCGGGCCCTCAAGACCACCGAGGCGCTCTCCGCGAAGTTCGTCGAGCTGGTGCAGAAGGTGGAGACGCCCCCGGACGGCAAGTCGCCGCCGATCAAGCTCGAAGTGGTGAGCGGTCCGCGGGTGACCTCCAGCCCGGTGTCGCCGCAGCCGGTGAAGAACCTGGTCATCGGCGGCCTGCTCGGCCTGCTGCTCGGCGCGGGACTGGCCGTGCTGCGCGGGATGGCCGACGTCCGGATGCGGGACGCGGCCGCGCTCCAGCGGGTGACCGGCAGCCCGCTGCTCGGCGAGATCCCGTTCGAGGCCGGCGCCAAGTCGGCCCCGCTGATCGTCGGCGAGGCAGCCAACTCGCCGCGCGCCGAGGCGGTCCGCAAACTGCGGACCAACCTGCGCTTCGTCGACGTGCACGAGCCGGCCCGGGTCATCGCGGTCACCAGCGCCCTGCAGGGCGAGGGGAAGACCACCATGGCCTGCAACACCGCCATCGCGCTGGCCGAGGCGGGCTGGCGGGTGCTGCTCATCGACGCCGACCTGCGCCGGCCCAAGGTGGCCGACTACCTCGGCCTGGACGGTGGGGTGGGCCTCACCGACGTGCTGGTGGGCGACGTCCAGGTCGGCGACGTGGTGCAGCGGTGGGGCGACAAGTCGCTGCTGGTCCTGCCCAGCGGCGCGACCCCGCCCAACCCCAGCGAGCTGCTCGGGTCCAAGGCGATGGCGGACCTGCTGGTGGCACTGCGGGAGTCGGCGGACATCGTGATCATCGACACCGCGCCGCTGCTCGCCGTCACCGACGGTGTCGTGGTGGCCGTGCAGGCCGACGGCGCGCTGCTGGTCACCCAGCAGGGGCGGACCTCGCGCAGCCAGGTGGCCGCCGCCGCGCGGGCGCTGCACTCCGTCTCGGTACGCCTGCTCGGCTGCGTGCTCAACATGGCCAAGGTCGCCAAGGCGGACGCCTACCAGTACGAGGCGTACAAGGTGGTCGTGCCGCCCGCGGCGTCCGTGCCCGCCGACCGGGCCCGGTCCGCCCGGCACGGCGGATCCGCCGCGTCCGGGGTCGGCGACCGTACCCAGGAACTCACCCGGCTGTCCCGATGAGCGCCAGCACGGGTCGGATGGACCGCTCGATCTCCTCGGCGCAGCGTCGGAAGTCGGTCGGTGAGCCACCGATCGGATCGCGCAGGTCGTCCGTGTCGGGGGCGGCGGGTTGCAGCCGCCCCCGGGCGCGGGCCGCCGCCTCGACCGCGGTGCGCAGCGGCGACCTGCTGCGCGCCCCGGTCAGCTCGGCCGCGGCGGCCAGCCGGCCGAACTGGCGGAGCGTGAAGGTCCGGTGCAGCGCGGCCGGCGCCAGCGCCGTGCAGACGGACCGTTGCCGCCGGGTCGCGGTCAGCACCAGCGCGGCCCCGGTGAGGTGCTCGGGGCGCAGCCGGCGGGTGCGGAAGGCCGCCGGGTCCGCGTCGGTCCCGGCCGCGACCTCGATCGCGTACGGGTGCATGGCCGCACCGTCGACGGCGTCGGTCCCCGCGCTGGCCACGCTGACCGGCAGGTCGGCGAGGAGCCGGCGGGCGATGTACTCCGCCATCGGGGACCGGCACATGTTGGCGTGGCAGACGAAGAGCATCCCGTCGACCATCTGCACCCCTCTCGTCGGCGCGGTCGCGGGACGGATCGCCGCGACGGCGGTGTTCCGGCGGTCGCGGCCGGACGCAGAGGGGATGCGTGCATCGTACGGGGTTCGCCCCGTCGGGTGTCGTGCGGCCGCGCCGGGAGTCCGACCATGAAGATCGGCATTCTGTCGTACCACTTCCCGCCGGAGCCGGCGTTCATCCCCGGCAGCCTCGCCGAGGAACTGGCCGCCCGGGGCCACGAGGTACGCGTGCTCACCGGCTTCCCGGACTACCCCGGCGGGCACGTCTATCCGGGCTGGCGGCAGCGCTGGCGGCACCAGACCCACAGCGAGCGGCTGACCGTCCGCCGGGTGCCCCGGTACGCCGGGGGTGACGGTTCGGCGGGGACGCGGATGGCCAGCTGGCTCTCCTTCGCCGGCAGCGTGGCGTTGACCGGCCGGCGCTACCTCGGCGACGTGGACGCCCTGTACGTCTTCCAGCTCCCGGCGGTCACCTTCGCCACCGCCGGCCTGCTGCGGTTGCTCGGCCGGGTGCCGACCGTGCTGCACGTGCAGGACATCTGGCCGGAGGAGGAGCAGACCCGGGCCGGTGAGGCCCACCGGTTCTCCGGGCGGCTCGGCGCGACCCTGCGCCGGATCTACCAGGAGGCCGACGGCATAGCGGTGAGCGCCCCGTCCATGGGGGAACTGGTGGTCTCCGGCGGCGCCGAGCCGGGCCGGGTGCGGGTGGTGCTCAACTGGACCGATGAGCGGATCTTCCGGCCGACCGAGCCGAGCCGGGCGGCCCAGCGACTGATCCGCCGGGACAGCCGGTGCGTGGTCATGCACGCCGGGACCATCGGCGTACGCCAGGGCCTGGAGACCGCGGTGCGCGCGGCGGCGGCGTTGGGCGACCGGATGGACCTGGTCCTGGTCGGCTCGGGAGCCGAGGAGCGGCGGGTGCGGGGGCTCGCCGCCGAGCTGCGGGCGGACAACGTCCGGTTCGTCGAACGCCGGTCGCCGCTGGACATGCCGGAACTCTACGCGGCGGCCGACTACCAGCTCGTCATGTTGCGCGACCTGCCGGAGCTGCGCGGCATGGTGCCCGGGAAGCTGCAGGCGGCCCTCTCCTGCGCCTCGCCGGTGGTCGCCTCGGCCGGCGGCGACACGGCGTCGGTGGTGGAGCGGGCCCGGGCCGGGCTCTCCTGCCCGCCGGAGGACTGGGCCGCGCTGGCCGACCGGTTCTGGCTGGCCGCGGCGATCCCACCGCCCGCCCGGGTCGACATGGGCCGGCGGGGACGCGACGCCTACCTGCGGGAGATGTCGCTGCGGGCCGGCGTCGACCGGATCGAACAGATGCTCCAGGACGTCACCTCGCGGGCCGGCCGTCGGCGCCGGTGACGGCGAGCGCGATTCGCGGAACAGGACGCGAATCGCCAAAACGCCTGATAAAGCCTCCCGGGCCGCCGGTTTCGTGCTAGAAAGCGATCAATGGTGGATTCTGTCCGGTTCGGTGGGGAGAGTGGTGTGACGGATAGCGGGGTGACGCGCCGCCGGCGGCGAAGGTCCCGGCGACAAACCCGGGTCCGCGTACGGCGGATCCTGCTCACCGGGCTGGTGGTCGTCTCGCTGCTGCTGACCACCGGCGGCTGGGTCGCCTTCCGGGGCTGGCAGGCCCGGGCGCACCTGCTCAACGCCGCCGGTCTGGCCCGGGAGCTGAGTTCGCAGGTCGTGGGCGGGGACGCCGGCCGGGCCCAGCGCACCCTGGCCGCCCTCCAGGAGCAGGCCGGTGCCGCCCGTGGCGCGACCGGTGACCCCGGCTGGTGGGTCGCCCAGCGCGCCCCGTACGCCGGGGACGACCTGACCGCGGTGCGCCAGATCGCCGTGGCGGTGGACGACCTCGCCCGGCTCGCCTTCCCGACCCTGCTGCGGATCGACCTCGCCTCGCTGGTGCCCCGGCAGGGCAACCTGGACCTGGCCCGGCTCCGCGCGGTGTCCGCCGAGGTCTCCGCGGCCGACCGGGCGGTGCGGGAGACCGACGCGCGACTGCGGAGGGTGCCGTCCGGCCGCCTCGTCGGGCAGGTGCGGGACGCGCTCGACGGCCTGCGGACCGAGCTGGATCGGCTCGCCGGTCTGACCGCCGCCGCGGACCAGGGTGCCCGCCTGCTGCCGCCGCTGCTCGGCGCCGACGGTCCCCGCCGCTACCTGCTCGTCTCCCAGAATCCCGCGGAGCTGCGATCCACCGGGGGCATGTTCGGCGCGTACGCGGTGCTCAGCGCCGAGAACGGCCGGATCCGGCTGGCCGAGCAGGGCACGAGTACCGGGCTGGGGCGGTTCGACCCGCCGCTGCGGGTGAGCCAGGAGATGCGCGCGCTCTGGTCCGACCTGCCGGGGACGTTCCCGGCGGACGTCAACCTCAGCCCGGACTTTCCCGCCGCGGCGGCGCTGTACCGGGAGATGGTCCGCCGGAAGACCGGCACGACCGTGGACGGGGTCCTCGCGGTGGATCCGGTGGCGCTGTCGTACCTGCTCGGCGTGATCGGGCCGGTGACCGTGCCCGGCCGACCCGCGCTGGCCGCGAGCACGGCGGTCCGGACGCTGCTCAGCGACTCCTACCGGACCCTCGGCGTGCAGGCGCAGGACGACTACTTCGCGAAGGCCGCGGCGGCGGTCTTCACCGAGTTCTTCACCAAGACGGCCGATCCCCGGGAACTTTTGACCGTTTTCAACCGTTCTGTTACTGAACGCCGGATATTGTTCTGGAGTGCCCGCCCCGAGGAGCAGCGGGTCCTGGGCAACAGCCGGTTGACCGGGACGCTCCCCGAGACGGACACCGTGCCGACGGTCGGCGTGTTCCTCAACGACGGCAGCGGCGCGAAGCTCGGCTACTACCTGCGGTTCTCGGCCACCCTCACGGTCGGCGACTGCCAGTCGGACGGGCGCCGGGAACTGCGGCTGCGGGTGACAGTGCACTCCACCGCCCCCAAGTCCGGTCTGGACGAGTCGGTCACCGGCCTCGCCCTCTCCGGCGACCCGTACACGGCCCGCACGTTCGTGTCCGTGTACACGCCGACCGGCGGGACGGTGCTCGGCGGCCGGCTGGACGGCAGGGACACCGCCATGGGCAGCGGGACCGACCGCCGCCGCCAGGTGACCGTGGCGAACGTGGAGGTCAAGCCGGGGCGTACCCGGACCCTCGACGTCTCGCTGCTCACCGGCACGACCGCCAGCGGCACGCCCGAGCTGGTGCTCACCCCCACCGTCACCCCGTGGACCACCCAAGTTGCCACCGCACCAAGCTGTGAACAGTAGGAGGGAATCCATCATGCGGCTATCCCGCATCATCATGGCGCTCACGGTCGGTCTGGCCGTGGCGGCCGTGCCGACCGCGGCCGGCGCGGCACAGCCGCAGCCACCGGTCTATCCGCCACCGGTCGCCGGCCTGACCGTCAGCCCGACCACCATCAGGCTCGGCGAGAGCTTCACGCTGCGGGGCAGGGGGTTCGAGGCGAACGAGCGGGTGTCGATCGACGTCGTCATCTCGGCGTTGCCGGGCGCCGCTCCCGCCGACGGTACGGCGCGGCGCAGCGACGGCACCACGGTGGCGATGGCCTCGGTGGCCTACGCGCAGCCGTTGTCCGCCCAGCCGCAGCCGGCGCCGCTGCACTTCGAGGTGAACGCCGACGGCAGCGGCAACTTCACCGTCACCTACCGGCCGAACCGGCCGGGGCGGTACACCTTCACCGCCACCGGGGAGACCTCGGGCCGCACGGCCAGCGCCACGGGCATCGTGCTGCCGCCCCGGCCGACCCGGCCGCCCCACAACGACGGCAACCTGCCGGTGACCGGTTCGAGCCTCAGCACGCCGATGAAGCTCGGCGGTGGGCTGGCGGGCGCGGGCGCGCTGCTGGTGCTGCTGTCCCTGGCCTGGCGGCGTCGTGGCCGCTTCGGGATGGGCCGCTGACCCTGGGCCTGCCGGGCAGGGCCCGGACCGCGAGCGGGTGCCCGCCGGACGACCGTCCGGCGGGCACCGCGTATCCGCGGCGCACAATGACGGGATGAGCGCGGGGCAGCGGTGGGCGGACCGGATCGGCGTCGTCGTGCTGCCCGGTGGCGCGACCGTACGTGGGCGGCGGCTCGTCGCCCCGGCCACCCCGGCCGACTTCGCCCTGCTCCTGGCCCCCGGACCGACTCCACCCTGGCCGTACCGCCGGATCCGGTGGCCCGACTTCCTCGTGCCGAGCGATCCCGCCGACGCGCTGGACGCCCTGCGGGAGGCGTGGCGCCGGGCGTACGCCGGGGAGCGGGTGGAGGTCGCCTGCCGGGGCGGCGTCGGCCGGACCGGCACCGCGCTCGCCGCCCTGGCCGTGCTCGACGGGGTGGCGCCCGAGCAGGCGGTGCCCTGGGTACGCGCCCGCTACCACCCGCGCGCGGTGGAGACCCCGTGGCAGCGGCGGTGGCTGCGCCGGCTGCGCTGAACGGGCCGCGAGAGATCCGACGGTGACCCTGCGCGACCGGCCGGTGGACCCGGCGTGGCAGAACCCGCCGGTGTCACCACCCCGCGATCTTGCGGGTTAGTCTCCCTGGTCATGGAAGCTCGGGTTCTGGCCGCCCTCACCGCCGCCGTCCTTCTGGGCACCGGGACCGCCGTCCCCGCCGCGTACGCCGCGCCGGTGGAACCGGCTGTTCGGGCCGTGCCCGCCGCGGCCGCCCGCGCCCCCCTGCCCTGCCCGAAGGCGCCGGCACCGAAGGTGTCCCGTCCGCCCCGGCCGGTGCCGCCGGCGAACGTGGCGGCGGACCGGGTGGTGGGCGGCGAGCGGCTCGACACGCCCGGGTTGGTGACGCCGGACGGCGCACCCGCGCCACCGGCCGTCACCGCCACGACCTGGCTGGTCGCCGACCTGGACACCGGAGCCGTGCTGGGCGCCTGCGGCCCGCACGAGTACGGCACCCCGGCCAGTACGCAGAAGCTGCTGCTCGCGGCCACCATGCTGCCCCGGCTCGACCCGAAGCAGGTGGTCACCGTGACCCCCGACGACCTGAAGATCGAACCCGGCAGTTCGGCGGTCGGCCTGCTCGTCGGCGGAAAGTACACCGTCGAGACGGTGTGGCTCGGACTGCTGCTCAACTCCGGCAACGAGGCCGCCAACGTGCTGGCCCGGCTCGGCGGCGGCGCGGACGGCGTGCCCGGCGGCGTACGGGCGATGAACGAGGAGGCCCGGCGGCTCGGCGCCCGGCAGACCCACGCCGTCACCCCGTCCGGGTTGGACGGCAAGGGACAGTTCACCAGCGCGTACGACCTGGCGCTGATCGGCCGGGCGTGCTTCGCCAACCCGCTGTTCCGCCGCTACGCGCTGACCGAGCACACCCAGATCCCGGCCCAGCCGGCCCTGAAGAAGGGCGGCTTCCAGATCCAGAACGAGAACCAGCTCATCTACCGCTACCAGGGCGCCCTGGGCGGCAAGACCGGCTTCACCCAACTGGCCCGGCACAGCTACGTGGGCGGCGCCGAGCGCGACGGACGCCGCCTCGTGGTGACCCTGCTCGGCGCCGAGGCCCGCCCCGTACGCGGCTGGCAGCAGGGCGCCCAGCTGCTCGACTGGGGCTTCTCCCTGCCCCGGGACGCCTCGGTCGGCCGGCTGGTCGAGCCCGGCGAGCTGGACGAGGCGGAGGCGGCCGCGGACGCCTCGCCGGCCGCGCCCACGCCGACCCCGGCCACGCAATGGCGGGGACCGGCCGGAACCGCGCTGAACCGGATGGCCGACGGTGACTGGCGGATCATCCTGCCGACCGCCGGCATCCTCGCCCTCACCGTCGGCGGTCTCGTGGCGGTACTGGTCCTGCGCCGGGGCCGGTCCCGCCCGGTCGGCCGCCGCCGCGCCTAGCGCCCACCCCGACCGCCGCGCCCGGCGCCCCAGGGCGTTCCCGTCGGGCGCCGGCCGCCGCGCCGGCGCCCGCCGGGCGGACCGGTGCTGTTGCCGCCCGGCGGACGGCGGAATCACCCTATGGTCGGAGCATGCGGGACAGCGGCGGGGCCGGCTCCGCCGTGCGGGTCCGCCAGCTCCTCGCCGACCGGGGCGTGCCGGTAAACGCCGTCGCGCCGCTGCCCGGCGATGGTCGCGGGTCGCATCCCTGGCGGGTCACCACCGCCGACGGTCGCGACCTGTTCGTGAAGCTGTCCGCCGGCCGGCAGCGGGACGCGGGACGCCTGCGCCGGTGGCGTCGGCGGCTGCGCTACCGCCACCTCGACGACGAGCCGGCGTACCGCGGCGCGGTGCGCAAGACCGGGCACGAGGCGTGCCTGCTGCGGCGTGCCCGGCTTGCCGGTGTCCGGGTGCCGCGCCTGCTGGCCAAGGCCGCCGGGCCGGCCGGGGAGGGGCTGATCGTCGAGGAGTTCGTGCCGGGCCGGCCGCTGGACACACTGCACCCGGACGAACTCGGCGCGGACGCGCTCGCCGACGTCTGGCGGCAGGTCGCGTTGCTGCACCGGGCCGGGCTGGCCCACCGTGACCTGCGCGGTGCCAATGTGCTGGTGACCGACTCCACGGCCCGGCTCGTCGCGCTGGCCGCCGGCACCGACCGGGCCAGCCCCGAGCAGCGCGCCCGCGACCTGGTGGAGCCGCTGGTCACGCTCGCCGGGCTGGCCGGCGTACGCCCGACCGTGGCCGCCGCCGTCGACCACCTGGGTGCCGCGGCGGTGGCCGACAGCCTGCCCTGGCTGCAACCCGCGCTGCTGTCCCGGCCCGCCCGGCAGACGTCGGCCACCCGGCCGGGCCTGCTCGACGACCTCCGCGCCGAGATCGCCCACCGCTGCCCGGGCCGCCCCGTGCGTACCGTCCGGGTCGTCCGGTTCACCGGCCGGGGCCTGTTCCTGCTGGTCATGCTCGGCGTCCTGGGGTACCTCCTGGTGGCCGAGTCCGGCCAGTTCGCCCTGGCGGTGCGGGCGCTGGGACGGGCCAACCCGGCAGCGGTGACGGGCACCCTGCTGGCGGCCGCGGCGACGTACCCGCTCAGCGCCCTCGCGCTGCGCCTCGCCGCGGCCGGCCGGATCCCCCTCGGCACCACCGTGTCGGTGCAGGTGGCGTCCGCCTTCGTCAACCGGGTCGCCCCGGGCGCCGTGGGCGGGTTCGCGCTCACCCTGCGCTACCTGCGCCGGAAGGGCCTGCCGTTGCCGGTCGCGGCCACCGCCGTCGCCGTCGACCGGGTGGCCGGCGTGCTCGCCGTCGCCGTGTTGCTGCCCGTCCTGCTGCCCTTCGCGCGGGGCTCGACGGAGCACCTGCGCGCCGCGGTCGCCGGCCGGGGCTGGGTGGTGCTGCTCGTCGGGCTCGGTCTGCTGGTGCTGGCCGGCATCGCGATCGGCACGCCCCGCTGGCGGGCCCGCGCCCGCCACGCCGGTCGGCAGGCGCTCGACGCGCTGCGCTCGCTGGCCCGCAGCGGGCGGGTGGCGCGGCTGTTGACCGTCGACGTGGCGCTCACCCTGGCGTACGCGACCGCGCTCTGGCTCTCGCTGCTCGCCGTCGGGCTGCCCGCCGAGCCGGCCCTGGTCGCCCCGGTGGTGCTGGTGTCCGTGGTGGGCGAGGGGGTGTCCACCGCCGCGCCGACTCCCGGCGGGCTGGGCGCCACCGAGGCGGC encodes:
- a CDS encoding D-alanyl-D-alanine carboxypeptidase family protein, with amino-acid sequence MEARVLAALTAAVLLGTGTAVPAAYAAPVEPAVRAVPAAAARAPLPCPKAPAPKVSRPPRPVPPANVAADRVVGGERLDTPGLVTPDGAPAPPAVTATTWLVADLDTGAVLGACGPHEYGTPASTQKLLLAATMLPRLDPKQVVTVTPDDLKIEPGSSAVGLLVGGKYTVETVWLGLLLNSGNEAANVLARLGGGADGVPGGVRAMNEEARRLGARQTHAVTPSGLDGKGQFTSAYDLALIGRACFANPLFRRYALTEHTQIPAQPALKKGGFQIQNENQLIYRYQGALGGKTGFTQLARHSYVGGAERDGRRLVVTLLGAEARPVRGWQQGAQLLDWGFSLPRDASVGRLVEPGELDEAEAAADASPAAPTPTPATQWRGPAGTALNRMADGDWRIILPTAGILALTVGGLVAVLVLRRGRSRPVGRRRA
- a CDS encoding glycosyltransferase family 4 protein: MKIGILSYHFPPEPAFIPGSLAEELAARGHEVRVLTGFPDYPGGHVYPGWRQRWRHQTHSERLTVRRVPRYAGGDGSAGTRMASWLSFAGSVALTGRRYLGDVDALYVFQLPAVTFATAGLLRLLGRVPTVLHVQDIWPEEEQTRAGEAHRFSGRLGATLRRIYQEADGIAVSAPSMGELVVSGGAEPGRVRVVLNWTDERIFRPTEPSRAAQRLIRRDSRCVVMHAGTIGVRQGLETAVRAAAALGDRMDLVLVGSGAEERRVRGLAAELRADNVRFVERRSPLDMPELYAAADYQLVMLRDLPELRGMVPGKLQAALSCASPVVASAGGDTASVVERARAGLSCPPEDWAALADRFWLAAAIPPPARVDMGRRGRDAYLREMSLRAGVDRIEQMLQDVTSRAGRRRR
- a CDS encoding lysylphosphatidylglycerol synthase domain-containing protein produces the protein MRDSGGAGSAVRVRQLLADRGVPVNAVAPLPGDGRGSHPWRVTTADGRDLFVKLSAGRQRDAGRLRRWRRRLRYRHLDDEPAYRGAVRKTGHEACLLRRARLAGVRVPRLLAKAAGPAGEGLIVEEFVPGRPLDTLHPDELGADALADVWRQVALLHRAGLAHRDLRGANVLVTDSTARLVALAAGTDRASPEQRARDLVEPLVTLAGLAGVRPTVAAAVDHLGAAAVADSLPWLQPALLSRPARQTSATRPGLLDDLRAEIAHRCPGRPVRTVRVVRFTGRGLFLLVMLGVLGYLLVAESGQFALAVRALGRANPAAVTGTLLAAAATYPLSALALRLAAAGRIPLGTTVSVQVASAFVNRVAPGAVGGFALTLRYLRRKGLPLPVAATAVAVDRVAGVLAVAVLLPVLLPFARGSTEHLRAAVAGRGWVVLLVGLGLLVLAGIAIGTPRWRARARHAGRQALDALRSLARSGRVARLLTVDVALTLAYATALWLSLLAVGLPAEPALVAPVVLVSVVGEGVSTAAPTPGGLGATEAALVSGLLLYGVPAGTAVAGVLIYRLATFWLPVLPGYVALRLLVRRRAV
- a CDS encoding nucleoside-diphosphate sugar epimerase/dehydratase, whose protein sequence is MDREAIAAENAARPRARVTRHAATLSLLTLDTAAWCGGFLGAAWTRYEFELTARDCARVLAVALACAAIHAALTLLRFRTHGRHPIGSAGEARRLASTAAVAALVTLAGLLPWTQHPVPITTPLVGGTVALVLMATGRAAWRARQERHRRPVRSTERCLVYGVDAASERLVRALLGDPQSRYLPVGLLDDDPDNRRLRLFGVRVLGGREQIGAAVRDTGARTVIFSMSGADAELLRDVRGRTLQAGAAFKVLPPVRELLDRPVAVTDVRDMQITDLLGRAHRVAELAVERNGLAGRRVLVTGAGGSIGSELCRQIARCEPDELMMLDRDESALHALQMSLHGRALLDGPELILADIRDAAGIARIIADRQPDVVFHAAALKHLTMLQRHPGEAIMTNVWGTLNVLEACRDVAQFVNISTDKAANPVSVLGHTKRITERLTAHYAKQLGGSSYLSVRFGNVLSSRGSVLTAFQAQIRAGVPITVTHPDVTRYFMTVQEAVHLVLQAASIGRGGEALVLDMGEPVRIADVARRLAAEADAPVDIVYTGLRPGEKLHEHLFGADETDRRPLHPLISHVRVPALSPEEVRGLDPYADPDELIKRLAALCQGVGASLTMLPGQR
- a CDS encoding protein-tyrosine phosphatase family protein codes for the protein MSAGQRWADRIGVVVLPGGATVRGRRLVAPATPADFALLLAPGPTPPWPYRRIRWPDFLVPSDPADALDALREAWRRAYAGERVEVACRGGVGRTGTALAALAVLDGVAPEQAVPWVRARYHPRAVETPWQRRWLRRLR
- a CDS encoding DUF4012 domain-containing protein translates to MTRRRRRRSRRQTRVRVRRILLTGLVVVSLLLTTGGWVAFRGWQARAHLLNAAGLARELSSQVVGGDAGRAQRTLAALQEQAGAARGATGDPGWWVAQRAPYAGDDLTAVRQIAVAVDDLARLAFPTLLRIDLASLVPRQGNLDLARLRAVSAEVSAADRAVRETDARLRRVPSGRLVGQVRDALDGLRTELDRLAGLTAAADQGARLLPPLLGADGPRRYLLVSQNPAELRSTGGMFGAYAVLSAENGRIRLAEQGTSTGLGRFDPPLRVSQEMRALWSDLPGTFPADVNLSPDFPAAAALYREMVRRKTGTTVDGVLAVDPVALSYLLGVIGPVTVPGRPALAASTAVRTLLSDSYRTLGVQAQDDYFAKAAAAVFTEFFTKTADPRELLTVFNRSVTERRILFWSARPEEQRVLGNSRLTGTLPETDTVPTVGVFLNDGSGAKLGYYLRFSATLTVGDCQSDGRRELRLRVTVHSTAPKSGLDESVTGLALSGDPYTARTFVSVYTPTGGTVLGGRLDGRDTAMGSGTDRRRQVTVANVEVKPGRTRTLDVSLLTGTTASGTPELVLTPTVTPWTTQVATAPSCEQ
- a CDS encoding polysaccharide biosynthesis tyrosine autokinase yields the protein MDVLSYLRLIRRHWWIVLITVMLALATAALITVRTPPRYQASVTFFVTTPSQGVTDAYQGGLFLQQRVKSYADLLTSDRLAQGVVSESPLGLTADQVQSRISTSTEAGTVLLKATFTDTDQTRALKTTEALSAKFVELVQKVETPPDGKSPPIKLEVVSGPRVTSSPVSPQPVKNLVIGGLLGLLLGAGLAVLRGMADVRMRDAAALQRVTGSPLLGEIPFEAGAKSAPLIVGEAANSPRAEAVRKLRTNLRFVDVHEPARVIAVTSALQGEGKTTMACNTAIALAEAGWRVLLIDADLRRPKVADYLGLDGGVGLTDVLVGDVQVGDVVQRWGDKSLLVLPSGATPPNPSELLGSKAMADLLVALRESADIVIIDTAPLLAVTDGVVVAVQADGALLVTQQGRTSRSQVAAAARALHSVSVRLLGCVLNMAKVAKADAYQYEAYKVVVPPAASVPADRARSARHGGSAASGVGDRTQELTRLSR
- a CDS encoding arsenate reductase/protein-tyrosine-phosphatase family protein → MVDGMLFVCHANMCRSPMAEYIARRLLADLPVSVASAGTDAVDGAAMHPYAIEVAAGTDADPAAFRTRRLRPEHLTGAALVLTATRRQRSVCTALAPAALHRTFTLRQFGRLAAAAELTGARSRSPLRTAVEAAARARGRLQPAAPDTDDLRDPIGGSPTDFRRCAEEIERSIRPVLALIGTAG